In Eriocheir sinensis breed Jianghai 21 unplaced genomic scaffold, ASM2467909v1 Scaffold103, whole genome shotgun sequence, a genomic segment contains:
- the LOC126988984 gene encoding uncharacterized protein LOC126988984 isoform X9, producing MWYWCAGYPFTGSLVTYTPRSFSVVDSGVFPMWYWCAGYPFTGSLVTYTPRSFSASVVDSGVFPMWYWCAGYPFTGSLVTYTPRSFSASVVDSGVFPMWYWCAGYPFTGSLVTYTPRSFSVVDSGVFPMWYWCAGYPFTGSLVTYTPRSFSASVVDSGVCPMWYWCAGYPFTGSLVTYTPRSFSASVVDSGVFPMWYWCAGYPFTGSLVTYTPRSFSVVDSGVFPMWYWCAGYPFTGSLVTYTPMSFSASVVDSGVFPMWYWCAGYPFTGSLVTYTPRSFSASMVDSGVFPMWYWCAGYPFTGSLVTYTPRSFSASVVDSGVFPMWYWCAGYPLPRCRH from the exons atgtggtattggtgtgctggatatcccttcactggtagcctggtaacatacactcccaggtctttctctgtggtggatagtggagtgtttcccatgtggtattggtgtgctggatatcccttcactggtagcctggtaacatacactcccag gtctttctcagcctctgtggtggatagtggagtgtttcccatgtggtattggtgtgctggatatcccttcactggtagcctggtaacatacactcccag gtctttctctgcctctgtggtggatagtggagtgtttcccatgtggtattggtgtgctggatatcccttcactggtagcctggtaacatacactcccaggtctttctctgtggtggatagtggagtgtttcccatgtggtattggtgtgctggatatcccttcactggtagcctggtaacatacactcccaggtctttctctgcctctgtggtggatagtggagtgtgtcccatgtggtattggtgtgctggatatcccttcactggtagcctggtaacatacactcccag gtctttctctgcctctgtggtggatagtggagtgtttcccatgtggtattggtgtgctggatatcccttcactggtagcctggtaacatacactcccaggtctttctctgtggtggatagtggagtgtttcccatgtggtattggtgtgctggatatcccttcactggtagcctggtaacatacactcccatgtctttctctgcctctgtggtggatagtggagtgtttcccatgtggtattggtgtgctggatatcccttcactggtagcctggtaacatacactcccaggtctttctctgcctctatggtggatagtggagtgtttcccatgtggtattggtgtgctggatatcccttcactggtagcctggtaacatacactcccaggtctttctctgcctctgtggtggatagtggagtgtttcccatgtggtattggtgtgctggatatcccctcccaaggtgtaggcattaa
- the LOC126988984 gene encoding uncharacterized protein LOC126988984 isoform X3: MWYWCAGYPFTGSLVTYTPRSFSVVDSGVFPMWYWCAGYPFTGSLVTYTPRSFSASVVDSGVFPMWYWCAGYPFTGSLVTYTPRSFSASVVDSGVFPMWYWCAGYPFTGSLVTYTPRSFSVVDSGVFPMWYWCAGYPFTGSLVTYTPRSFSASVVDSGVCPMWYWCAGYPFTGSLVTYTPRSFSVVDSGVFPMWYWCAGYPFTGSLVTYTPRSFSVVDSGVFPMWYWCAGYPFTGSLVTYTPRSFSASVVDSGVFPMWYWCAGYPFTGSLVTYTPRSFSVVDSGVFPMWYWCAGYPFTGSLVTYTPMSFSASVVDSGVFPMWYWCAGYPFTGSLVTYTPRSFSASMVDSGVFPMWYWCAGYPFTGSLVTYTPRSFSASVVDSGVFPMWYWCAGYPLPRCRH, from the exons atgtggtattggtgtgctggatatcccttcactggtagcctggtaacatacactcccaggtctttctctgtggtggatagtggagtgtttcccatgtggtattggtgtgctggatatcccttcactggtagcctggtaacatacactcccag gtctttctcagcctctgtggtggatagtggagtgtttcccatgtggtattggtgtgctggatatcccttcactggtagcctggtaacatacactcccag gtctttctctgcctctgtggtggatagtggagtgtttcccatgtggtattggtgtgctggatatcccttcactggtagcctggtaacatacactcccaggtctttctctgtggtggatagtggagtgtttcccatgtggtattggtgtgctggatatcccttcactggtagcctggtaacatacactcccaggtctttctctgcctctgtggtggatagtggagtgtgtcccatgtggtattggtgtgctggatatcccttcactggtagcctggtaacatacactcccaggtctttctctgtggtggatagtggagtgtttcccatgtggtattggtgtgctggatatcccttcactggtagcctggtaacatacactcccaggtctttctctgtggtggatagtggagtgtttcccatgtggtattggtgtgctggatatcccttcactggtagcctggtaacatacactcccag gtctttctctgcctctgtggtggatagtggagtgtttcccatgtggtattggtgtgctggatatcccttcactggtagcctggtaacatacactcccaggtctttctctgtggtggatagtggagtgtttcccatgtggtattggtgtgctggatatcccttcactggtagcctggtaacatacactcccatgtctttctctgcctctgtggtggatagtggagtgtttcccatgtggtattggtgtgctggatatcccttcactggtagcctggtaacatacactcccaggtctttctctgcctctatggtggatagtggagtgtttcccatgtggtattggtgtgctggatatcccttcactggtagcctggtaacatacactcccaggtctttctctgcctctgtggtggatagtggagtgtttcccatgtggtattggtgtgctggatatcccctcccaaggtgtaggcattaa
- the LOC126988984 gene encoding uncharacterized protein LOC126988984 isoform X15: MWYWCAGYPFTGSLVTYTPRSFSVVDSGVFPMWYWCAGYPFTGSLVTYTPRSFSASVVDSGVFPMWYWCAGYPFTGSLVTYTPRSFSASVVDSGVFPMWYWCAGYPFTGSLVTYTPRSFSVVDSGVFPMWYWCAGYPFTGSLVTYTPRSFSASVVDSGVCPMWYWCAGYPFTGSLVTYTPRSFSVVDSGVFPMWYWCAGYPFTGSLVTYTPRSFSVVDSGVFPMWYWCAGYPFTGSLVTYTPRSFSASVVDSGVFPMWYWCAGYPFTGSLVTYTPRSFSASVVDSGVFPMWYWCAGYPLPRCRH, translated from the exons atgtggtattggtgtgctggatatcccttcactggtagcctggtaacatacactcccaggtctttctctgtggtggatagtggagtgtttcccatgtggtattggtgtgctggatatcccttcactggtagcctggtaacatacactcccag gtctttctcagcctctgtggtggatagtggagtgtttcccatgtggtattggtgtgctggatatcccttcactggtagcctggtaacatacactcccag gtctttctctgcctctgtggtggatagtggagtgtttcccatgtggtattggtgtgctggatatcccttcactggtagcctggtaacatacactcccaggtctttctctgtggtggatagtggagtgtttcccatgtggtattggtgtgctggatatcccttcactggtagcctggtaacatacactcccaggtctttctctgcctctgtggtggatagtggagtgtgtcccatgtggtattggtgtgctggatatcccttcactggtagcctggtaacatacactcccaggtctttctctgtggtggatagtggagtgtttcccatgtggtattggtgtgctggatatcccttcactggtagcctggtaacatacactcccaggtctttctctgtggtggatagtggagtgtttcccatgtggtattggtgtgctggatatcccttcactggtagcctggtaacatacactcccag gtctttctctgcctctgtggtggatagtggagtgtttcccatgtggtattggtgtgctggatatcccttcactggtagcctggtaacatacactcccag gtctttctctgcctctgtggtggatagtggagtgtttcccatgtggtattggtgtgctggatatcccctcccaaggtgtaggcattaa
- the LOC126988984 gene encoding uncharacterized protein LOC126988984 isoform X12 has protein sequence MWYWCAGYPFTGSLVTYTPRSFSVVDSGVFPMWYWCAGYPFTGSLVTYTPRSFSVVDSGVFPMWYWCAGYPFTGSLVTYTPRSFSASVVDSGVCPMWYWCAGYPFTGSLVTYTPRSFSVVDSGVFPMWYWCAGYPFTGSLVTYTPRSFSVVDSGVFPMWYWCAGYPFTGSLVTYTPRSFSASVVDSGVFPMWYWCAGYPFTGSLVTYTPRSFSVVDSGVFPMWYWCAGYPFTGSLVTYTPMSFSASVVDSGVFPMWYWCAGYPFTGSLVTYTPRSFSASMVDSGVFPMWYWCAGYPFTGSLVTYTPRSFSASVVDSGVFPMWYWCAGYPLPRCRH, from the exons atgtggtattggtgtgctggatatcccttcactggtagcctggtaacatacactcccaggtctttctctgtggtggatagtggagtgtttcccatgtggtattggtgtgctggatatcccttcactggtagcctggtaacatacactcccag gtctttctctgtggtggatagtggagtgtttcccatgtggtattggtgtgctggatatcccttcactggtagcctggtaacatacactcccaggtctttctctgcctctgtggtggatagtggagtgtgtcccatgtggtattggtgtgctggatatcccttcactggtagcctggtaacatacactcccaggtctttctctgtggtggatagtggagtgtttcccatgtggtattggtgtgctggatatcccttcactggtagcctggtaacatacactcccaggtctttctctgtggtggatagtggagtgtttcccatgtggtattggtgtgctggatatcccttcactggtagcctggtaacatacactcccag gtctttctctgcctctgtggtggatagtggagtgtttcccatgtggtattggtgtgctggatatcccttcactggtagcctggtaacatacactcccaggtctttctctgtggtggatagtggagtgtttcccatgtggtattggtgtgctggatatcccttcactggtagcctggtaacatacactcccatgtctttctctgcctctgtggtggatagtggagtgtttcccatgtggtattggtgtgctggatatcccttcactggtagcctggtaacatacactcccaggtctttctctgcctctatggtggatagtggagtgtttcccatgtggtattggtgtgctggatatcccttcactggtagcctggtaacatacactcccaggtctttctctgcctctgtggtggatagtggagtgtttcccatgtggtattggtgtgctggatatcccctcccaaggtgtaggcattaa
- the LOC126988984 gene encoding uncharacterized protein LOC126988984 isoform X8: MWYWCAGYPFTGSLVTYTPRSFSVVDSGVFPMWYWCAGYPFTGSLVTYTPRSFSASVVDSGVFPMWYWCAGYPFTGSLVTYTPRSFSASVVDSGVFPMWYWCAGYPFTGSLVTYTPRSFSVVDSGVFPMWYWCAGYPFTGSLVTYTPRSFSVVDSGVFPMWYWCAGYPFTGSLVTYTPRSFSVVDSGVFPMWYWCAGYPFTGSLVTYTPRSFSASVVDSGVFPMWYWCAGYPFTGSLVTYTPRSFSVVDSGVFPMWYWCAGYPFTGSLVTYTPMSFSASVVDSGVFPMWYWCAGYPFTGSLVTYTPRSFSASMVDSGVFPMWYWCAGYPFTGSLVTYTPRSFSASVVDSGVFPMWYWCAGYPLPRCRH, encoded by the exons atgtggtattggtgtgctggatatcccttcactggtagcctggtaacatacactcccaggtctttctctgtggtggatagtggagtgtttcccatgtggtattggtgtgctggatatcccttcactggtagcctggtaacatacactcccag gtctttctcagcctctgtggtggatagtggagtgtttcccatgtggtattggtgtgctggatatcccttcactggtagcctggtaacatacactcccag gtctttctctgcctctgtggtggatagtggagtgtttcccatgtggtattggtgtgctggatatcccttcactggtagcctggtaacatacactcccaggtctttctctgtggtggatagtggagtgtttcccatgtggtattggtgtgctggatatcccttcactggtagcctggtaacatacactcccag gtctttctctgtggtggatagtggagtgtttcccatgtggtattggtgtgctggatatcccttcactggtagcctggtaacatacactcccaggtctttctctgtggtggatagtggagtgtttcccatgtggtattggtgtgctggatatcccttcactggtagcctggtaacatacactcccag gtctttctctgcctctgtggtggatagtggagtgtttcccatgtggtattggtgtgctggatatcccttcactggtagcctggtaacatacactcccaggtctttctctgtggtggatagtggagtgtttcccatgtggtattggtgtgctggatatcccttcactggtagcctggtaacatacactcccatgtctttctctgcctctgtggtggatagtggagtgtttcccatgtggtattggtgtgctggatatcccttcactggtagcctggtaacatacactcccaggtctttctctgcctctatggtggatagtggagtgtttcccatgtggtattggtgtgctggatatcccttcactggtagcctggtaacatacactcccaggtctttctctgcctctgtggtggatagtggagtgtttcccatgtggtattggtgtgctggatatcccctcccaaggtgtaggcattaa
- the LOC126988984 gene encoding uncharacterized protein LOC126988984 isoform X6 yields MWYWCAGYPFTGSLVTYTPRSFSVVDSGVFPMWYWCAGYPFTGSLVTYTPRSFSASVVDSGVFPMWYWCAGYPFTGSLVTYTPRSFSASVVDSGVFPMWYWCAGYPFTGSLVTYTPRSFSVVDSGVFPMWYWCAGYPFTGSLVTYTPRSFSASVVDSGVCPMWYWCAGYPFTGSLVTYTPRSFSVVDSGVFPMWYWCAGYPFTGSLVTYTPRSFSASVVDSGVFPMWYWCAGYPFTGSLVTYTPRSFSVVDSGVFPMWYWCAGYPFTGSLVTYTPMSFSASVVDSGVFPMWYWCAGYPFTGSLVTYTPRSFSASMVDSGVFPMWYWCAGYPFTGSLVTYTPRSFSASVVDSGVFPMWYWCAGYPLPRCRH; encoded by the exons atgtggtattggtgtgctggatatcccttcactggtagcctggtaacatacactcccaggtctttctctgtggtggatagtggagtgtttcccatgtggtattggtgtgctggatatcccttcactggtagcctggtaacatacactcccag gtctttctcagcctctgtggtggatagtggagtgtttcccatgtggtattggtgtgctggatatcccttcactggtagcctggtaacatacactcccag gtctttctctgcctctgtggtggatagtggagtgtttcccatgtggtattggtgtgctggatatcccttcactggtagcctggtaacatacactcccaggtctttctctgtggtggatagtggagtgtttcccatgtggtattggtgtgctggatatcccttcactggtagcctggtaacatacactcccaggtctttctctgcctctgtggtggatagtggagtgtgtcccatgtggtattggtgtgctggatatcccttcactggtagcctggtaacatacactcccaggtctttctctgtggtggatagtggagtgtttcccatgtggtattggtgtgctggatatcccttcactggtagcctggtaacatacactcccag gtctttctctgcctctgtggtggatagtggagtgtttcccatgtggtattggtgtgctggatatcccttcactggtagcctggtaacatacactcccaggtctttctctgtggtggatagtggagtgtttcccatgtggtattggtgtgctggatatcccttcactggtagcctggtaacatacactcccatgtctttctctgcctctgtggtggatagtggagtgtttcccatgtggtattggtgtgctggatatcccttcactggtagcctggtaacatacactcccaggtctttctctgcctctatggtggatagtggagtgtttcccatgtggtattggtgtgctggatatcccttcactggtagcctggtaacatacactcccaggtctttctctgcctctgtggtggatagtggagtgtttcccatgtggtattggtgtgctggatatcccctcccaaggtgtaggcattaa
- the LOC126988984 gene encoding uncharacterized protein LOC126988984 isoform X7, which yields MWYWCAGYPFTGSLVTYTPRSFSVVDSGVFPMWYWCAGYPFTGSLVTYTPRSFSASVVDSGVFPMWYWCAGYPFTGSLVTYTPRSFSASVVDSGVFPMWYWCAGYPFTGSLVTYTPRSFSASVVDSGVCPMWYWCAGYPFTGSLVTYTPRSFSVVDSGVFPMWYWCAGYPFTGSLVTYTPRSFSVVDSGVFPMWYWCAGYPFTGSLVTYTPRSFSASVVDSGVFPMWYWCAGYPFTGSLVTYTPRSFSVVDSGVFPMWYWCAGYPFTGSLVTYTPMSFSASVVDSGVFPMWYWCAGYPFTGSLVTYTPRSFSASMVDSGVFPMWYWCAGYPFTGSLVTYTPRSFSASVVDSGVFPMWYWCAGYPLPRCRH from the exons atgtggtattggtgtgctggatatcccttcactggtagcctggtaacatacactcccaggtctttctctgtggtggatagtggagtgtttcccatgtggtattggtgtgctggatatcccttcactggtagcctggtaacatacactcccag gtctttctcagcctctgtggtggatagtggagtgtttcccatgtggtattggtgtgctggatatcccttcactggtagcctggtaacatacactcccag gtctttctctgcctctgtggtggatagtggagtgtttcccatgtggtattggtgtgctggatatcccttcactggtagcctggtaacatacactcccag gtctttctctgcctctgtggtggatagtggagtgtgtcccatgtggtattggtgtgctggatatcccttcactggtagcctggtaacatacactcccaggtctttctctgtggtggatagtggagtgtttcccatgtggtattggtgtgctggatatcccttcactggtagcctggtaacatacactcccaggtctttctctgtggtggatagtggagtgtttcccatgtggtattggtgtgctggatatcccttcactggtagcctggtaacatacactcccag gtctttctctgcctctgtggtggatagtggagtgtttcccatgtggtattggtgtgctggatatcccttcactggtagcctggtaacatacactcccaggtctttctctgtggtggatagtggagtgtttcccatgtggtattggtgtgctggatatcccttcactggtagcctggtaacatacactcccatgtctttctctgcctctgtggtggatagtggagtgtttcccatgtggtattggtgtgctggatatcccttcactggtagcctggtaacatacactcccaggtctttctctgcctctatggtggatagtggagtgtttcccatgtggtattggtgtgctggatatcccttcactggtagcctggtaacatacactcccaggtctttctctgcctctgtggtggatagtggagtgtttcccatgtggtattggtgtgctggatatcccctcccaaggtgtaggcattaa
- the LOC126988984 gene encoding uncharacterized protein LOC126988984 isoform X5 has protein sequence MWYWCAGYPFTGSLVTYTPRSFSASVVDSGVFPMWYWCAGYPFTGSLVTYTPRSFSASVVDSGVFPMWYWCAGYPFTGSLVTYTPRSFSVVDSGVFPMWYWCAGYPFTGSLVTYTPRSFSASVVDSGVCPMWYWCAGYPFTGSLVTYTPRSFSVVDSGVFPMWYWCAGYPFTGSLVTYTPRSFSVVDSGVFPMWYWCAGYPFTGSLVTYTPRSFSASVVDSGVFPMWYWCAGYPFTGSLVTYTPRSFSVVDSGVFPMWYWCAGYPFTGSLVTYTPMSFSASVVDSGVFPMWYWCAGYPFTGSLVTYTPRSFSASMVDSGVFPMWYWCAGYPFTGSLVTYTPRSFSASVVDSGVFPMWYWCAGYPLPRCRH, from the exons atgtggtattggtgtgctggatatcccttcactggtagcctggtaacatacactcccag gtctttctcagcctctgtggtggatagtggagtgtttcccatgtggtattggtgtgctggatatcccttcactggtagcctggtaacatacactcccag gtctttctctgcctctgtggtggatagtggagtgtttcccatgtggtattggtgtgctggatatcccttcactggtagcctggtaacatacactcccaggtctttctctgtggtggatagtggagtgtttcccatgtggtattggtgtgctggatatcccttcactggtagcctggtaacatacactcccaggtctttctctgcctctgtggtggatagtggagtgtgtcccatgtggtattggtgtgctggatatcccttcactggtagcctggtaacatacactcccaggtctttctctgtggtggatagtggagtgtttcccatgtggtattggtgtgctggatatcccttcactggtagcctggtaacatacactcccaggtctttctctgtggtggatagtggagtgtttcccatgtggtattggtgtgctggatatcccttcactggtagcctggtaacatacactcccag gtctttctctgcctctgtggtggatagtggagtgtttcccatgtggtattggtgtgctggatatcccttcactggtagcctggtaacatacactcccaggtctttctctgtggtggatagtggagtgtttcccatgtggtattggtgtgctggatatcccttcactggtagcctggtaacatacactcccatgtctttctctgcctctgtggtggatagtggagtgtttcccatgtggtattggtgtgctggatatcccttcactggtagcctggtaacatacactcccaggtctttctctgcctctatggtggatagtggagtgtttcccatgtggtattggtgtgctggatatcccttcactggtagcctggtaacatacactcccaggtctttctctgcctctgtggtggatagtggagtgtttcccatgtggtattggtgtgctggatatcccctcccaaggtgtaggcattaa
- the LOC126988984 gene encoding uncharacterized protein LOC126988984 isoform X14, translating to MWYWCAGYPFTGSLVTYTPRSFSVVDSGVFPMWYWCAGYPFTGSLVTYTPRSFSASVVDSGVFPMWYWCAGYPFTGSLVTYTPRSFSASVVDSGVFPMWYWCAGYPFTGSLVTYTPRSFSVVDSGVFPMWYWCAGYPFTGSLVTYTPRSFSASVVDSGVFPMWYWCAGYPFTGSLVTYTPRSFSVVDSGVFPMWYWCAGYPFTGSLVTYTPMSFSASVVDSGVFPMWYWCAGYPFTGSLVTYTPRSFSASMVDSGVFPMWYWCAGYPFTGSLVTYTPRSFSASVVDSGVFPMWYWCAGYPLPRCRH from the exons atgtggtattggtgtgctggatatcccttcactggtagcctggtaacatacactcccaggtctttctctgtggtggatagtggagtgtttcccatgtggtattggtgtgctggatatcccttcactggtagcctggtaacatacactcccag gtctttctcagcctctgtggtggatagtggagtgtttcccatgtggtattggtgtgctggatatcccttcactggtagcctggtaacatacactcccag gtctttctctgcctctgtggtggatagtggagtgtttcccatgtggtattggtgtgctggatatcccttcactggtagcctggtaacatacactcccaggtctttctctgtggtggatagtggagtgtttcccatgtggtattggtgtgctggatatcccttcactggtagcctggtaacatacactcccag gtctttctctgcctctgtggtggatagtggagtgtttcccatgtggtattggtgtgctggatatcccttcactggtagcctggtaacatacactcccaggtctttctctgtggtggatagtggagtgtttcccatgtggtattggtgtgctggatatcccttcactggtagcctggtaacatacactcccatgtctttctctgcctctgtggtggatagtggagtgtttcccatgtggtattggtgtgctggatatcccttcactggtagcctggtaacatacactcccaggtctttctctgcctctatggtggatagtggagtgtttcccatgtggtattggtgtgctggatatcccttcactggtagcctggtaacatacactcccaggtctttctctgcctctgtggtggatagtggagtgtttcccatgtggtattggtgtgctggatatcccctcccaaggtgtaggcattaa